ATGGGCACGGGAACCCTCGAGATGGTGCTCTCCGGCCTCGGCGAGGCCGCCGGGGCCCTGGGCAACGCCGCAGTGCAGCTCTACACCTTCATCGCCATCACCCTGCTCTACTTTGACTGCCGCCGGCGCCGGGAGGGAGAGGATCTCGATCAGGCCCTGGACCAGCTGGGAGCCCCACGGCTCTCCGACCTGAAGGCGGGCCCCAGCAGCGCCACCCTCGGCGATTCGACCGGCGACACGGTCAACCCCCCGTCGCAAGACGCCGCGGAGGGCAGCGCAGAGCCGGACGAGGAACCTCCGCGCTGGACCCCATGACCCGAATCCGGCGAACTCTTCGACGTATCCAGGCTCTACCGCCGGGAGGGCATCCCCTGCGGCTCGGGGTCTGTGCCCTTGTCGGTCTCCTGTGCTGGACCCTGCCCCTCTTGTCGGGGGGACAGGAGCGAGCCCAAGAGCCGAATCTCGAAGCGGGCCTGGAAGCGAGCTTCCACCGATGGCAACCGACCCCCGCCGAACCCCAAGCCGTGGCGGAAGTGCTCGCCGAAACGGAGGTCGAGACCGCCCCGGACAAGCCTTCCTGGGCTCGCTACGGCCTCGACGTCGGCAGCGCGCTGGCGGAGTCACTCTTCTCCCGCATGGACCGCGCCATCGACTTCGGTGGCCTGCCGAGCCTGAACTTCTGGCTGATGGCGAAGATCTTTCTCGTCCTCATCGGGCTGCTGCTGGCGATCTGGCTCGGAACCTACCTCTACCAGCGCCTTTCCCAGCCGGAGAGCCCACATCGGACCGCTCCGTCACCGGTGCCGCGGGCGGATGCCCCGGCTCCGCGGGAAGCCGGCGGCTGGCGCCGGGAGCTGGAGAAAATTCTCTTCGCCGGTGATCAGGCAGCCGGTGATCAGGAAGCAAGTGATCTGACCCCGGGAGAGCTCGCCCGAGCCCTGGAGGCTCTATGGTGGTGGATCGCCCGCAGTCTGGCAGGGAGCCGGGCAGACGCCTCCTGGACCTCCGGGGATCTGCTGCGCCACACCGGCCGGCGGGACCTTCGAGGCCATCTGGCGATCCTGGACACCCTGCGCTACGGCAGCGACGGTCCCCCTCTCGCGAGCGCCCGGGGCGAGCTGCGGGAGCTGCTCCAACGCTTCGACCAGGCCTTGGGACCCCAAGCCGGGGAGGCCCGATCATGAACCGGCGTGGGCTCCTGATCCTGGGCCTGGTGGTCGTGGTCCTGGTGTTGCTGCTCCTGACCTTGGACGGCCCCCAGGGCGGTGCCGGGGGCAGCAGCCTCAACTTCGGCAGCGAGGGCTGGCGCGCGACCCGGGCCTACCTGGAGGCGGAAGGCAAGACGGTGGAGTTGTGGGACAGCCCCCCAGCAGATCCATCGGCGGATCTACCGGCAGACTCAACGACCGAAGACCCGGAGGAGCTGGTGGAGCCAGCGGCTGGAGCGGTACTGGTCACCGTTTTCCCCTGGGGCCGCTCCGCCCTGCCGCTGGAGACCTTCCAGGACCATTTGCGCGACGGCGGCGTGTTGCTGGTGGGCTACTCCGGCGACCGACCCGGTCTCTACGAGGGATTGTTGATGGACCTGCTGGAGCTCGACTACGAGCGGACGCGCCCCAAGCCCCCCCTCGCCCCCATGGCCTGGCGTCGGCACGTAGATGCCGAACAATGGCTTCATCCGGCCACCCTCGGGGCCACCACCGAATCTCGCAGCGAACCCAGATTGGGGGACGTGCAGCCGGTCAAGATCCGGGCCCTGGACTACGCTCCCATCCCGCCAGGGGACGCTCAGCAACTCTACCTGGACGACGGCGGACGGGCGCTGGTCTTCTCCTATGCGCTGCTCGACGGGCGAGTGGTGATGTTGCCGGCGGAGGCATTGAGCAACGGCCGCCTCTCGGAAGCGGGCAACGGCGACCTGCTGGCATCCCTGGCCGCCTCCTTCGGCGAAACCTGGGCCTTCGACGAACGGGGTCATGGCCTGCTGCCGGCGGAGGCCGGGGTCCAGACCTTGCCCCCCCTGAGCTTCGATCTCCTGCCGCTGCATCTGGCACTGCTCTACGCCCTGGCGGTGTGGGCCCTGGCCCGGCGCTTCGGTCCCGCCTGGCGCGAGCCCCGAGACCGGGGCAGCGCCGCCGGCGACTTCCTCTTCGCCCTCGGCCGATTGCACCATCAAATGGAGCACCATCCCACGGCGGCGCGGCTGCTGCTGGAGCGACGCCAGGCCCTCGATCCTCGCATCGAGATCCCTCCAACCTTGCACCGCCGCGCCGAAGAGGTCGCCGAGGGGCAAGGGCTGGTCGCCCTCGCCGGGGATCTGGCTCGGTGGAGCCACCGACGGCCCCGGCCCCCGAAGAATTCCGCCGGCTCTGCAGAAACTCCATCCGACGACACCCAATCCCCAGCACCGAGACCCGCAGCACCAAGAGGAAAGCCATGAGCAACTCCCCCCAGCCCTCCATCGAACGCCTGCGCCAGGCCATCGAGCAGATTCATCAGGCGGTCTCCGGCACCGTTCTCGGCCAGGAGGCCGCCATCGACAGCCTGTGCGCCGCCTACCTCGCCGGCGGCCACGTGCTGCTGGAAGGAGTGCCGGGGGTCGGCAAGACGCTGCTGGCCCGCTGCTTTGCCGCCACTCTGGGACTGGACTTCACCCGCCTCCAATTCACCCCCGACCTGATGCCCGGAGACGTGCTGGGCACCAACGTCTTCGACCGCAACCAGGGCACCTTCCGACTGGTGCGGGGACCGGTCTTCACCCAGGTTCTGATGGCCGACGAGGTCAACCGCACGCCGCCCAAGACCCAGGCGGCGCTGCTGGAAGCGATGCAGGAGCACCAGGCCACCATCGACGGCGTCAGCTACCCCCTGGGGGACGGCTTCTTCGTCATCGCCACCCAGAACCCGTTGGAGCACGAGGGGGTCTACCCGTTGCCGGAGGCCCAGTTGGACCGCTTCCTCCTGCGCATCGAGATGACACTGCCACCGGCGGAATCGGAGCTGGAGATCTACCGCCGGGCGGTGAGCGGCGAGCTCGCCATCTGGGGCACCGACCGGGGGCTGCCGGAAACCGTGGTTGGTCCCCTGGAAGCCGTCGCCCTGCGCAGCGCCTGCCGCTCGGTACACGCCTCGGAGGAGCTGCTGGACTACCTCCAGCGCCTGGCCCAAGCGGTGCGGGACTCCCCCCACGTGGAGCTCGGTCCCAGCCCTCGGGGCGCCCTGGCGCTGTTGGAGGCGGGGCGCGGAGCAGCCCTGCTGGCGGGGCGGGAGTTCCTGGTGCCGGACGACCTCAAGGGTCTGATGAGCGCCTGCTGGAGCCACCGCTTGCTGCTGACGGCGGAATCGGAGCTGGAAGGCTTCAGCCCCAAGCGGGTGCTGGAGGAAGCCGCCGACTCGGTAGCGGTACCGCACTGAAATGCCCGCTGCCCGCCTCTTCCTGGCCCTCGCCGCGGTCTCGGTGCTCTTGGTGGGAGGTCTCGCCGCCCCCGCCCTGGCGTGGGCCGCCATCGCCATTGACGGGGTGCTGCTGCTGGCCTTCGCCCTCGACCTCCGCCGCGCCCGCCGTCTGCCGCTGATCGCCCAGCGCCATTTGCCTCCGACCCTCGCTCAGGGCAACGCCGGCGAGGTGACGGTGGAAGTCGAGGCTCCGGGCTCCGCCTATCGCAAGCTGCGTCTGCGGGAGGCTCTTCATCCCTTCCTCGCCTTCGGCCCGCTGCGCCGGGAGATGGTCTTCCCCCGCGGCGGTCCTCGGCACCAGCGCTGGACCTACACCCTGATCCCCCGGCGCCGCGGCGAGCCCACCGTCGGCTCCCTGGATGCCCGGGTGCTGGGGCCCTGGGGCCTGGCCTGGTCCCAGCTGCAGCTGTTGCCCCCGGAGCCCCGCCGGGTCTACCCGCAGATCCGCTGGGAGGGGCGGGTGGGAAATCTCCTGACCCTCGCCCAACGCCATCAACTGGGGATCGAGCCCATGCGCCAGGCCGGTGCCGGCAGCGAGCCCTACGCCCTGCGGGAGTATCTGCCCGGGGATCCTCCCAACCGCATCCACTGGAAGGCCAGCGCCCGGCAGGATCGGTTGATCACCCGCGAAGAGACCTGGGAACGGGGCGCCCGGCTGCTCATCCTCCTCGACGCCGCCCGCACCATGACCTCCCGCCACGACGGCCGCAGCCAGCTGGACCACTCCCTGGCGACGGCCCTGGCGCTGACCCGGGTAGCCGCCGCCCGGGGGGATCGGGTCACCCTGGTAGCCTTCTCCCACCAGGTGGAGAAGATTGTGCGGGTGGCCGCCGGCAGCCGCGGCCTGGCCCGCGCCTACCGCGAGCTCTTCGACCTCCAGGCCCGGCTCACGGAGCCGGCCTACGATCTGGCGGCGGAGACCGCCTTTCGGGTCGAGAGCCGCAGCGCCACGGTGATGCTCTTCACCTCGGTGGTGGATCTGGCCGCCGGCGAGATGCTGCGGGACTCCCTACTGCAGCTGGAGCGCCGCCACCGGCCGGTGCTGGTCAACCTCCAGGACCCCAACCTGCGGCGGCTGGCGGACGAGCCACCGGAAAGTCCCGAGGCGGCCTTCGCCCAGGCTGCGGCGCTAGAGATTCTGCTCGCCAACCGCTCCCTGGGGCAGCGCCTGCGGCGCGCCGGCATCCGGGTGCTGGAGACCCCCGCCGACCGCCTCGCCCTGGAGACTCTGGAGACCTATCTCACCCTCTTCCGCACTCGCCTCAAGCGTCGAAGGCGAAGAGCCCGCAGCGCCTGAAGAGAAGGCTCCTTCAGCCTCCACAGTCTCCTCGCCGTGACATACAATCGACACATCCAAAGACGCCGGTGACCCAATATCAACGAGGAGAAACGATGATTTGCCCCCGGGACGGTAACCAGACCGAACCCCAACGCCACGGCGAAGCCACCGTGGACACCTGCCCCCAATGCGAGGGCATGTTCTTGGACAGCGGCGAGCTCAACAAAGTCGCCGATCCCATACCCGGCGACCTGGAGTTCTCCACCCTCGATCAAGACAGCTTCGACCACCCGGACCAGAGGCCCCTCATCCCCTGCCCCAACTGCGGCCACGAGCCCATGCGCAAGGTGGAGTTCAACATCGAGTCCGGCCTGATTCTCGACTATTGCACCCACTGCCATGGGTTCTGGGTCGACGGGGACGAGCTCGAGCGCATCAACGCCACCGTCCGCGAGCTCAACGAGACCTCCCGCGAGATTCACGACCCACCCTGGCTGTGGATCACCCGCCTGCTCTCCGGAATCACCCATTGAAGTCCTCCCAAGGAGCCAATGCCGAAGTCCGCTGGCGGGGCCGCATCAGCGTCCACGTCCGCGGCTTCGGCTTCGTCGATCTGGAATCCGAGGAAGCGCCCACGGAGAGCGCCTTTGTCGCTCCGCCGGACCTCAACCCCTTTCTCGAAGGGGATGAGGTGAGCGTGCTCCTGGAAGCTACCGGAGAGGATCGCTATCAGGCGGTGGAGCTGGCGCTGGAAGAGCGGACCCGCAAGGAGGTGGTGGGGGTGGTGCTGCGGGGTGGCGGACGGGAGCCGCGGCTGGAGCTCGATCCCCGCCTGGGCAACGACGCCTGGCCCGTGGCCAACGCTCCCCGGGACCTGCGCCCCGGCGACACGGTGGTGGCCACGCCTCACCCCCGGCGCCAGCGACTGCACTTCCACCGCCTGGTGGAGGGCGACGAAGCCGGCCGCGCCCGGGTACTGGCGGTGCACGAGATCCGCCACCAATACCCCGACGAGGCGCTGGCGGAGGCGCGCAAAACCCGTCTGCGCAAACGCGGTCGCCGCGACCTGCGCGAGGTCCCCACGGTGACCATCGACGCCGCCCATTCCCGAGATCTGGACGACGCCCTGGCGGTGTTGCCGGTGCAGGAGGACGGTGCCATTCGGGTCTTGGTCTCCATCGCCGACGTCGACGACGGGGTGCCCGAGGGCAGTGAGCTGGACCGCGAGGCCCGGCACCGGGCCACCAGCGTCTACCTGCCGGATCTGGTGGTACCCATGCTGCCGCCGCAGCTCAGCGAGGACGCCCTCAGCCTGCAGCCGGGGGTGGACCGCGGTGCCCTGACGGTAGAGCTGCGCATCGATCGCGAAGGCCAGGTCACCGCCACCGACATCTCCCCCAGCCTGATCCGCTCCACCACCCGCCTCACCTACCTCGACGTCGCTGCCTTCCTCGACCGCGGGGTCACGGAAGGGGTGCCGGAGGAAGTGCAGGAGACCGTCGGCTGGCTCCACGCCGCCGCCTGCCGGCTGTCGGTGACCCGCAAGGCCCGAGGCGGAGTGACCATCGAGCCCGACGAGATCCGCCTCGATCTCGACGAGACGGGCCAGCCCGTGGGCCTCGATCTGCACCAACCCACCAGCGCCCACCTGCTCATCGAACGGCTGATGGTGGCCACCAACGAGGCGGTGGCTCGATGGCTCGAGGATCGCGGCCTGCTCGCCCTCTTCCGAGTCCAAGATCCGCCGGACCCGGAGCTGGTGGACCAGCTGGCGGAGTTCGCCGCCAACTTCGGCTTCCAAACCGCCTTCGGAGGACAGCTCTCGTCCCGCGCCCTGGCAGCCTTCGAAGAGCAATTCCGTAGCTCCACCGTAGCCCCCTCCATCCGCTCGGTGCTCCACTGGGCGTTGGGGCGGGCCCGGTACCAGCCCGAGACTTCGCCCCACTTCGCCCTCGGCGCTCCTGCCTACCTGCACTTCACCTCCCCCATCCGGCGCTATGCCGACCTGGTGGTGCACCGCATCGTCAAAGCGCACCTGCGGGGCGAGCGGGACTCACACCTCCAGCGGGAGGAGCTGGAGGAAATCGCCGAGCACATCAACGAGACCGCCCGCCGGGCCCAGAAGGCGGAGCGGGACCGGCTGCAGATGTTGGTGGCCCGCTACTTCGCCGATCGCGTCGGCGAGGTGCACGAGGGCCGCATCGTGGTGGTGCGGGGCTTCGGTCTGGTGGTTCAGCTGGAGGAGCTGGGAGTCTCCGGCACAGTGGCCACGGAGGAGATGGGCAAAGGCCCCTGGGAGCTGGATGCCGCCACCCACTCGCTGGTCTCCCCTTCCCTCTCCTCACCCCGCCGGCGGCACACCGTCGGCGAGGCGGTGACGGTGCGCATCGTCGCCACCGACGAAACCCTGGGGCGGCTGGAGCTGGCCCTGCACCGGCGCCGGCGCCGCGGAGGCCGCTGACCCTCAGACCATGATGGAGCTGTTGCCCAACCTACGCTGGAACGATCTGGCGGATATGGTGTTGGTGAGCC
This window of the Acidobacteriota bacterium genome carries:
- a CDS encoding zf-TFIIB domain-containing protein → MICPRDGNQTEPQRHGEATVDTCPQCEGMFLDSGELNKVADPIPGDLEFSTLDQDSFDHPDQRPLIPCPNCGHEPMRKVEFNIESGLILDYCTHCHGFWVDGDELERINATVRELNETSREIHDPPWLWITRLLSGITH
- a CDS encoding MoxR family ATPase; the protein is MSNSPQPSIERLRQAIEQIHQAVSGTVLGQEAAIDSLCAAYLAGGHVLLEGVPGVGKTLLARCFAATLGLDFTRLQFTPDLMPGDVLGTNVFDRNQGTFRLVRGPVFTQVLMADEVNRTPPKTQAALLEAMQEHQATIDGVSYPLGDGFFVIATQNPLEHEGVYPLPEAQLDRFLLRIEMTLPPAESELEIYRRAVSGELAIWGTDRGLPETVVGPLEAVALRSACRSVHASEELLDYLQRLAQAVRDSPHVELGPSPRGALALLEAGRGAALLAGREFLVPDDLKGLMSACWSHRLLLTAESELEGFSPKRVLEEAADSVAVPH
- a CDS encoding DUF58 domain-containing protein, translating into MPAARLFLALAAVSVLLVGGLAAPALAWAAIAIDGVLLLAFALDLRRARRLPLIAQRHLPPTLAQGNAGEVTVEVEAPGSAYRKLRLREALHPFLAFGPLRREMVFPRGGPRHQRWTYTLIPRRRGEPTVGSLDARVLGPWGLAWSQLQLLPPEPRRVYPQIRWEGRVGNLLTLAQRHQLGIEPMRQAGAGSEPYALREYLPGDPPNRIHWKASARQDRLITREETWERGARLLILLDAARTMTSRHDGRSQLDHSLATALALTRVAAARGDRVTLVAFSHQVEKIVRVAAGSRGLARAYRELFDLQARLTEPAYDLAAETAFRVESRSATVMLFTSVVDLAAGEMLRDSLLQLERRHRPVLVNLQDPNLRRLADEPPESPEAAFAQAAALEILLANRSLGQRLRRAGIRVLETPADRLALETLETYLTLFRTRLKRRRRRARSA
- a CDS encoding VacB/RNase II family 3'-5' exoribonuclease, with protein sequence MKSSQGANAEVRWRGRISVHVRGFGFVDLESEEAPTESAFVAPPDLNPFLEGDEVSVLLEATGEDRYQAVELALEERTRKEVVGVVLRGGGREPRLELDPRLGNDAWPVANAPRDLRPGDTVVATPHPRRQRLHFHRLVEGDEAGRARVLAVHEIRHQYPDEALAEARKTRLRKRGRRDLREVPTVTIDAAHSRDLDDALAVLPVQEDGAIRVLVSIADVDDGVPEGSELDREARHRATSVYLPDLVVPMLPPQLSEDALSLQPGVDRGALTVELRIDREGQVTATDISPSLIRSTTRLTYLDVAAFLDRGVTEGVPEEVQETVGWLHAAACRLSVTRKARGGVTIEPDEIRLDLDETGQPVGLDLHQPTSAHLLIERLMVATNEAVARWLEDRGLLALFRVQDPPDPELVDQLAEFAANFGFQTAFGGQLSSRALAAFEEQFRSSTVAPSIRSVLHWALGRARYQPETSPHFALGAPAYLHFTSPIRRYADLVVHRIVKAHLRGERDSHLQREELEEIAEHINETARRAQKAERDRLQMLVARYFADRVGEVHEGRIVVVRGFGLVVQLEELGVSGTVATEEMGKGPWELDAATHSLVSPSLSSPRRRHTVGEAVTVRIVATDETLGRLELALHRRRRRGGR